In one Cottoperca gobio chromosome 12, fCotGob3.1, whole genome shotgun sequence genomic region, the following are encoded:
- the aif1l gene encoding allograft inflammatory factor 1-like, with product MPSNVQGGKAFGLLKEQQRSKLDEINKEYLEDQKYRDEEDLAEKLEGLKNKYAEFDLNDQGEIDLMGLKRTMEKMGVPKTHLELKKMIVEVTGGSSNTINYRDFVKMMLGKRSAVLKLVLIF from the exons ATGCCTTCAAATGTAcaag gaGGGAAAGCCTTTGGACTGTTAAAGGAGCAGCAAAGGTCAAAATTGGACGAAATAAACAAG gAATACCTGGAAGACCAGAAGTACAGGGATGAAGAGGACCTGGCGGAGAAGTTGGAAGGTCTCAAAA ataAATATGCTGAGTTTGACCTGAATGACCAAGGAGAGATTG ATCTGATGGGTCTGAAGCGGACGATGGAGAAGATGGGGGTGCCCAAGACCCACTTGGAGTTGAAAAAGATGATCGTTGAGGTGACGGGCGGCAGCAGCAACACCATCAACTACAGGGACTTTGTCAAGATGATGCTGGGCAAACGTTCAGCTGTGCTCAAACT AGTCTTGATCTTTTGA